In a single window of the Raphanus sativus cultivar WK10039 chromosome 9, ASM80110v3, whole genome shotgun sequence genome:
- the LOC130500393 gene encoding zinc finger protein VAR3, chloroplastic-like: MRFFHYHHGGYIRRTILYPKPVKSVVAHIHDLAKTQNPEIATRSRLVDDPSSHPWPEWLDLMGMLVKKGYFGESVTCPKESNHIRTACLDFARHRFTLVRYLSKKDMKVIAGCGCPSIDRKVVNSGKRLRAYVGIDEVNVCGSCNLRGKCERAYAQAREEEGTRTIDVMRILLTYGLDSVSPTVVNRACQTKFVEDSVRKLLRESVEYSLQDVEPAETVASRDELQTSSPENGERDTRKRPGDWHCTECKFLNFAKNIRCLRCDVFSEERLKQLKQEQKDHLPLKKGDWICQTCNFLNFAKNTSCLRCKDKPSMRQINPGEWECESCYYINFRRNSVCLKCDHKRQKAPNVTPDSKSVGDHHRRVSKTWNFVEEEDDEEEEEEEDVVMGFPVDGGRSSVSRSAEKREQWKLEMTQRMRSNGHKKKKNVDDDDERESRRCYDRRKIELLGNCSDDGEMDDWFAPTLR, from the exons ATGAGATTCTTTCACTACCACCACGGCGGCTACATCCGTCGAACCATTCTCTACCCGAAGCCAGTCAAGTCCGTTGTCGCGCATATCCACGATCTAGCTAAAACCCAAAACCCCGAGATCGCCACCAGATCACGTTTGGTTGATGATCCAAGCTCTCACCCATGGCCCGAATGGCTAGATTTGATGGGGATGCTGGTGAAGAAAGGTTACTTTGGAGAAAGCGTGACGTGTCCCAAGGAATCGAATCATATTCGTACTGCTTGTCTCGATTTCGCCCGCCATCGATTCACTCTCGTGAG atACTTGTCGAAGAAAGATATGAAAGTGATTGCTGGGTGTGGATGTCCCAGCATTGACAGGAAGGTTGTGAACTCAGGGAAGCGTCTAAGAGCTTATGTGGGCATTGATGAAGTAAAT GTGTGTGGCTCTTGCAACTTGAGAGGGAAATGTGAAAGGGCGTATGCGCAAGCACGAGAAGAGGAAGGTACTCGAACTATAGATGTCATGCGTATACTGCTAACTTATGGGCTTGATTCTGTTTCTCCTACTGTGGTGAACCGTGCTTGTCAAACCAAGTTTGTTGAAGATTCTGTGAGGAAGTTGCTGAGAGAAAGCGTGGAGTACAGCTTACAGGACGTTGAGCCTGCTGAGACTGTGGCATCTCGAGATGAGCTCCAGACAAGTTCACCGGAGAATGGTGAGAGAGACACGCGGAAAAGGCCAGGGGATTGGCACTGTACAGA ATGCAAGTTCCTAAACTTTGCGAAAAACATAAGATGCTTGCGGTGTGATGTATTTTCTGAGGAGAGGCTGAAACAGTTGAAGCAAGAACAGAAAGATCATCTCCCACTGAAGAAAGGAGATTGGATATGCCAAAC ATGCAATTTCCTGAACTTTGCCAAGAACACGAGTTGCTTAAGGTGCAAAGACAAGCCTTCAATGCGTCAAATCAATCCGGGAGAGTGGGAATGCGAGTC GTGCTATTACATCAATTTTAGAAGAAACTCTGTTTGTTTGAAGTGTGATCACAAGAGACAAAAGGCTCCAAACGTCACACCGGATTCAAAGAGTGTTGGTGATCATCACAGAAGAGTTTCAAAGACGTGGAATTTTGTAGAAGAAGAggacgatgaagaagaagaagaagaagaagatgtcgtGATGGGATTTCCAGTGGATGGAGGGAGAAGTAGTGTCTCGAGGAGTGCGGAAAAGAGAGAGCAATGGAAGTTGGAGATGACACAGAGGATGAGAAGCAATGggcataaaaagaaaaaaaatgttgatgatgatgacgagaGAGAGTCGAGAAGATGTTATGATCGGAGAAAGATTGAGCTTCTTGGTAATTGTAGTGATGATGGAGAGATGGATGATTGGTTTGCTCCAACTTTAAgataa